One Helianthus annuus cultivar XRQ/B chromosome 7, HanXRQr2.0-SUNRISE, whole genome shotgun sequence genomic region harbors:
- the LOC110883467 gene encoding uncharacterized mitochondrial protein AtMg00810-like, translating into MVHPFGNYILSHGFRSSACDNSLFIYHCGSETAYLLLYVNDIVVTASTITLLQEIIHTLSREIVMTDLGHLHHFLDIKVTRQPNGLFLSQEPYAKDIISRASMSNCKSCTTPVDLSAKLSATDGAPFSDPTLYRSLAGALQYLTFTCPDISYAVQQICLFMHDPRDPHFAFLKRIIRYLQGTLAYGLRIMKSGTDSLIAYSDADWGGCPDSRRSTSGYCVFLGDNLISWSSKRQPTISLSSAEAEYRGVANAVAEATWIRNLLLELRTPLQKATIIYCDNVSAVYLSDNPVQHQRTKHIEIDIHFVREKVRVGHIRVLHVPSSLQYADIFTKGISKQLFKSFRTSLNVCPTPVQTTGVS; encoded by the coding sequence ATGGTACACCCGTTTGGCAATTATATCCTTTCTCACGGATTTCGTAGCAGTGCTTGTGATAATTCATTGTTTATCTATCATTGTGGGTCAGAGACTGCTTATTTATTGTTGTATGTTAATGATATTGTTGTCACAGCCTCTACTATCACTTTGTTACAGGAGATCATCCATACTCTGTCTCGGGAAATTGTTATGACAGATTTGGGCCACTTGCATCATTTTTTGGATATCAAGGTTACACGACAGCCCAATGGTTTATTTTTGTCCCAAGAACCATATGCTAAAGACATCATCTCTCGGGCGTCCATGTCCAATTGTAAGTCGTGTACTACTCCGGTTGACTTATCAGCGAAACTCAGTGCCACAGATGGTGCACCTTTTTCCGACCCTACTTTGTATCGGAGTTTAGCGGGTGCTTTACAGTACCTGACATTTACATGCCCAGATATCTCTTATGCGGTCCAACAGATATGTTTGTTTATGCATGATCCTCGTGACCCACATTTTGCATTCCTGAAGCGTATTATTCGTTATCTTCAGGGGACTTTGGCCTATGGATTACGTATAATGAAGTCTGGTACAGATTCATTGATTGCTTATTCCGATGCTGACTGGGGTGGTTGCCCCGATTCGCGCCGGTCTACAAGTGGGTATTGCGTTTTTCTCGGTGATAATCTTATCTCATGGTCTTCGAAACGACAACCCACCATCTCTCTTTCGAGTGCTGAAGCAGAATATCGAGGCGTTGCAAATGCTGTTGCTGAAGCTACATGGATTCGGAACTTGTTACTTGAGCTGCGTACACCTTTGCAGAAGGCTACTATCATTTACTGTGATAATGTTTCAGCTGTGTATCTCTCTGACAACCCGGTCCAACATCAGCGAACTAAGCACATTGAGATTGACATCCATTTTGTTCGTGAAAAGGTTCGAGTTGGACATATTCGAGTTCTGCACGTTCCTTCATCTCTCCAGTATGCAGACATTTTTACCAAAGGCATCTCCAAGCAGTTGTTCAAGTCTTTTCGTACCAGTTTGAACGTCTGTCCTACGCCCGTTCAAACTACGGGGGTGTCTTAG